A section of the Candidatus Omnitrophota bacterium genome encodes:
- a CDS encoding metallophosphoesterase — translation MNYWWTADYHFSHFNIIRYCERPFKTAEEMNRVIIRKHNERVKPEDTVFFLGDFIFKGGKEGGEERYREFEKKLNGKFIFIKGNHDRNNSLKTIITKMYIHYGSKDICMTHRPENADPDVPLNFCGHVHQHYKIKRLNDKSLIVNLSVEVWNYYPVSFNEISSAVSAFKREERKAEVVEANTGHKE, via the coding sequence ATGAACTACTGGTGGACAGCAGATTATCACTTTTCGCATTTCAATATCATTCGCTATTGCGAGCGGCCTTTTAAAACGGCTGAAGAAATGAATAGGGTGATTATCCGCAAACATAACGAGAGGGTGAAACCCGAAGATACGGTATTCTTTCTGGGTGATTTTATCTTTAAGGGCGGGAAAGAAGGCGGAGAAGAGAGGTATCGTGAGTTTGAGAAGAAACTAAACGGGAAGTTTATTTTCATCAAGGGTAATCACGACCGTAACAACAGCCTTAAGACGATCATTACAAAGATGTATATTCACTACGGCTCAAAGGATATCTGCATGACGCACCGTCCGGAGAATGCTGACCCGGACGTGCCGCTTAATTTCTGCGGCCATGTTCATCAGCATTACAAGATAAAACGCCTGAATGACAAGTCCTTAATCGTGAACCTTTCGGTTGAGGTTTGGAATTATTATCCGGTCTCATTTAATGAGATAAGCTCCGCTGTTTCAGCGTTTAAGAGGGAAGAAAGAAAAGCTGAGGTGGTTGAGGCTAATACAGGACATAAAGAATGA
- a CDS encoding type I restriction-modification system subunit M, with translation MTINFKERANFIWSIADLLRGDYKQSEYGRVILPLTVLRRLDCVLEPTKEKVLSYLPQVKSLSPGAAETVLKKKAKLSFYNKSKFDFRKLIADPNDIAANLRNYINGFSKNARSILEHFNFDDHIERLDKSNLLYMVVKRFADVDLHPEAVANIEMGYIFEELIRKFADLSNETAGEHFTPREVIRLMVNILFLNDKEILTKKGIVKTLFDPACGTGGMLSVAEEYLRELNPDADLRVFGQELNPESYAICNSDMLIKGQNTEHIKFGNSFTQDGLKDEKFDYMLSNPPFGVEWKKIKDEITKEYEQLGFSGRFGAGLPRISDGSFLFLQHMISKMRPEDGGARLGIVFNGSPLFSGGAGSGESEIRKWIIEHDMLEAIIALPDQLFYNTGISTYIWIVTNRKEKERKGKIQLINAVEFFVKMARSLGNKRNEISDEHIAKITKIYGEFKQGEYCKIFPNKYFGYTRVTVERPLRLNFQISKERMDRLSEQSVFINLAKSKKKGKAGLKEAEEGEKLQKEIKTMLSQMDASKVYKNRQQFIEAIEEAINKRELKVKAPVMKAIMDALCERDETADVCLDKDGKPESDTELRDCENVPLLEDIDAYFKREVLPHVPDAWMDRSKDKVGYEINLTKEFYKYKPLRSLEDIRKDILALEKETEGLMDQVLE, from the coding sequence ATGACCATAAATTTTAAAGAAAGAGCAAATTTTATCTGGAGTATTGCTGATCTTCTGCGAGGTGATTATAAGCAGTCGGAATACGGTCGGGTGATTTTGCCGCTCACGGTCCTGCGTCGCTTGGATTGCGTACTTGAACCAACAAAAGAGAAGGTTTTGTCGTATCTTCCACAGGTTAAAAGCTTATCCCCGGGAGCTGCTGAAACCGTTCTAAAGAAAAAGGCGAAGTTGTCTTTCTACAATAAGAGCAAGTTTGATTTTCGAAAGCTAATCGCTGACCCGAATGATATCGCCGCTAATCTCAGAAATTACATCAATGGGTTTTCCAAAAATGCCCGCAGTATCCTAGAACACTTCAATTTTGATGACCATATTGAGCGGCTCGATAAATCTAACCTATTGTATATGGTTGTTAAGCGCTTTGCCGATGTGGATTTGCATCCCGAAGCAGTTGCTAATATTGAAATGGGTTATATTTTTGAGGAGCTTATCCGGAAATTCGCCGATCTTTCCAATGAGACAGCGGGGGAACATTTCACGCCTCGAGAGGTTATCAGGCTTATGGTTAATATCCTTTTTTTAAATGACAAAGAGATTCTTACAAAGAAAGGTATTGTTAAGACGCTCTTTGATCCTGCCTGCGGAACTGGCGGCATGCTTTCCGTGGCAGAAGAGTATCTGCGCGAGCTCAATCCAGATGCGGATCTGCGAGTGTTCGGGCAAGAGCTCAATCCTGAATCGTACGCCATTTGCAACTCTGACATGCTCATCAAGGGACAGAATACGGAGCATATCAAGTTTGGCAATTCCTTCACCCAAGATGGGCTTAAAGACGAAAAATTTGATTATATGTTGAGCAATCCTCCTTTTGGCGTGGAGTGGAAGAAAATTAAAGACGAGATCACCAAAGAATATGAACAATTGGGTTTTTCCGGGCGTTTCGGTGCAGGGCTCCCGCGTATCAGCGACGGTTCATTTCTCTTTCTTCAGCACATGATTTCTAAGATGCGTCCGGAAGATGGCGGCGCACGGCTCGGGATTGTTTTTAACGGATCTCCCTTGTTTTCAGGTGGGGCCGGAAGCGGTGAAAGCGAAATCCGCAAATGGATTATCGAGCATGATATGCTTGAGGCAATTATTGCCTTGCCAGATCAGCTTTTTTATAACACAGGCATATCGACTTACATATGGATAGTTACCAATCGCAAAGAGAAAGAACGCAAAGGCAAAATTCAGCTTATCAATGCGGTTGAGTTTTTTGTCAAAATGGCCCGCAGCCTCGGGAATAAACGCAATGAAATTAGCGATGAGCATATCGCTAAAATTACTAAGATTTACGGAGAGTTTAAGCAGGGAGAATACTGTAAAATATTTCCCAATAAATATTTTGGCTATACGCGCGTAACAGTTGAGAGGCCTTTACGTCTTAATTTCCAGATATCCAAGGAGCGGATGGATAGGCTTAGCGAGCAGAGTGTTTTTATTAATCTCGCTAAGTCTAAGAAGAAAGGCAAAGCTGGTTTGAAGGAAGCTGAAGAAGGCGAAAAACTGCAAAAAGAGATTAAAACTATGCTTTCGCAGATGGACGCATCCAAGGTTTACAAGAACAGACAGCAATTTATAGAGGCTATTGAAGAAGCAATTAACAAAAGGGAACTTAAGGTCAAAGCGCCGGTTATGAAAGCCATCATGGACGCTCTTTGTGAGCGTGATGAAACTGCTGACGTTTGTTTAGATAAAGATGGAAAGCCAGAGTCTGATACAGAATTGCGCGATTGTGAAAATGTTCCCTTGCTTGAGGATATCGATGCCTATTTCAAGCGTGAAGTCCTACCTCATGTGCCGGATGCATGGATGGACAGGAGCAAAGACAAGGTTGGCTATGAGATTAATCTTACCAAAGAGTTTTATAAATACAAACCGTTAAGGTCGCTTGAAGATATTCGCAAAGATATCCTGGCTTTGGAGAAAGAGACCGAAGGACTGATGGATCAGGTGTTGGAATAA
- the arsB gene encoding ACR3 family arsenite efflux transporter: MEHVIHEERRLGLFEKYLTGWVLLCIALGILLGKVFPQVAVALDRISIYQVSIPIAICLFFMMYPIMVKIDFAEVIKAGKTPKPVILTLIVNWCIKPFTMLIIAWLFLGLLFKGWLPGMEVVKGGAQVELFRSYIAGCILLGIAPCTAMVLIWGHLAKGNDGHTLVMVAINSLTMLFLYAPLGGWLLGVNKMPIPWQTIVLSVIIYVGLPLFLGYHSRKWIIAKKGFKWFEEKFLHYLTPISIGALLLTLVLLFSFKGELIINQPQVIFLIAIPLFIQTCFIFAITYGMAKWLKLSYRDAAPSALIGASNHFEVAIATSTILFGFSSGASLATVVGVLIEVPVMLMLVKICLSTKSWFV; encoded by the coding sequence ATGGAGCATGTTATTCACGAGGAACGCCGGTTAGGCTTATTTGAAAAATATCTTACCGGCTGGGTTTTGCTTTGCATCGCGCTGGGAATACTACTTGGCAAAGTGTTTCCACAGGTCGCTGTCGCTCTCGATAGGATTTCGATTTATCAAGTATCCATCCCCATCGCAATTTGTCTGTTCTTTATGATGTATCCCATCATGGTCAAAATTGATTTTGCCGAAGTTATAAAGGCAGGCAAGACCCCTAAGCCGGTAATTCTTACCCTCATTGTCAATTGGTGCATAAAGCCGTTTACGATGCTTATTATCGCATGGTTATTTCTGGGGTTATTGTTTAAAGGATGGCTTCCGGGAATGGAGGTTGTAAAGGGAGGAGCCCAGGTAGAATTGTTCAGGTCTTATATTGCAGGATGTATTCTGCTTGGCATAGCGCCTTGTACCGCCATGGTATTAATCTGGGGACATCTTGCCAAAGGTAATGACGGCCATACACTTGTCATGGTAGCTATAAATTCCCTCACAATGCTGTTTCTTTATGCCCCATTAGGCGGCTGGCTCTTAGGCGTAAACAAGATGCCTATACCATGGCAGACAATTGTTTTATCGGTGATTATTTATGTCGGGTTACCGCTGTTCTTAGGATACCACTCAAGAAAATGGATTATCGCCAAAAAGGGATTTAAATGGTTTGAAGAGAAATTTTTGCATTATCTGACGCCGATTTCAATAGGAGCGTTGCTTTTAACGCTAGTGTTGCTTTTCTCATTTAAGGGGGAGTTAATCATTAATCAACCCCAGGTTATCTTTCTTATCGCTATCCCACTTTTTATCCAAACATGTTTTATTTTCGCCATAACATACGGGATGGCAAAATGGTTAAAGCTATCCTATAGGGATGCGGCCCCGTCAGCCTTGATAGGAGCGAGCAATCACTTTGAGGTAGCAATCGCTACTTCAACGATTCTTTTTGGATTTTCTTCGGGGGCGTCTTTAGCCACAGTTGTAGGTGTCTTAATTGAGGTGCCGGTTATGCTGATGCTGGTCAAAATTTGTTTAAGTACGAAAAGCTGGTTTGTTTAG
- a CDS encoding metallophosphoesterase — MKVYAVGDIHGAYKALIQCFKRSEFDYKKDRLIVMGDVCDGYPDVKQCIDELLKIKHCDLVIGNHDMWALDWALKGDKPEIWTSQGGDRTMASYNGGPMPQAHIDFLKNGQLWIERDEQIFVHGGFNTDLLLKSHSVDALVWDRTLLDMAWKMEIASRKRQLGKYKDIFVGHTTTELYNTLQPIHVCNVWNIDTGAGWSGKLTIMDVDTKKYWQSDLSPDLYGGTPDNL; from the coding sequence GTGAAAGTCTACGCCGTCGGAGATATTCACGGCGCTTACAAGGCGCTCATACAGTGTTTTAAGCGCTCAGAATTCGACTATAAGAAAGACCGCTTGATAGTGATGGGGGATGTTTGCGATGGGTATCCGGACGTTAAACAGTGCATCGATGAACTTTTGAAGATTAAACACTGCGATCTGGTCATTGGCAATCATGATATGTGGGCGCTGGATTGGGCGCTTAAAGGTGATAAGCCGGAGATATGGACAAGCCAGGGCGGTGACCGGACTATGGCCTCTTATAACGGCGGTCCTATGCCGCAGGCGCATATTGATTTCTTGAAGAATGGCCAGCTTTGGATCGAACGCGATGAACAAATCTTTGTGCATGGAGGATTCAATACGGATCTATTACTTAAAAGCCATAGCGTGGATGCTTTGGTCTGGGATAGAACCCTTCTTGATATGGCTTGGAAGATGGAAATAGCTAGCCGTAAACGTCAGTTAGGTAAGTATAAGGATATATTTGTCGGCCATACGACAACAGAGCTTTACAATACACTACAGCCGATTCATGTATGTAATGTCTGGAATATTGATACCGGCGCAGGCTGGTCAGGAAAACTTACGATTATGGATGTTGATACAAAGAAATACTGGCAGTCGGACTTATCACCGGATTTATATGGTGGGACGCCGGATAATTTGTAA
- a CDS encoding arsenate reductase ArsC, with translation MDKKKVLFICVHNSARSQMAEAFLKKYGGDRFEVESAGLEPGKLNPIVVEAMKEAEIDISQNKTKSVFDFYKQGKQYDYVVTVCDESQSGACPVFPGKGKRLHWGFDDPSGFDGSREEKLRQTRVVRDAIRDRVKTWLREF, from the coding sequence ATGGATAAAAAGAAAGTTTTATTTATTTGTGTGCATAATTCAGCGCGGAGCCAAATGGCGGAGGCGTTTCTCAAAAAATACGGCGGAGATCGCTTTGAGGTCGAGAGCGCGGGGCTTGAGCCGGGCAAATTGAATCCTATAGTTGTTGAGGCCATGAAGGAAGCCGAAATTGATATATCGCAAAATAAGACCAAAAGCGTCTTTGATTTCTATAAACAAGGAAAACAATACGATTATGTAGTAACAGTCTGCGATGAGTCGCAGTCGGGCGCGTGCCCGGTATTCCCAGGCAAGGGTAAGCGACTTCACTGGGGGTTTGATGATCCTTCGGGATTTGATGGGTCGCGTGAAGAAAAATTGAGACAGACACGCGTAGTAAGAGATGCGATAAGAGATCGGGTCAAGACATGGCTTAGGGAGTTTTAA